The Clostridia bacterium DNA window ACCAAAACTCTTCAGCAAACTATAAAAATCCGTCCGTTTGGGCGGATTTTTTATGCCAGATTATCCTGAATGTCCTTTACCCGAATTTCGCGAAGCGGTTTGTTTTGCTTTACAGAAAGCGCCGCTGCAACACCTGCCGCTTCCCCGATGCCCATACATATCGGCATCGCACGGAAATTAGAGTGCGCCATATGTGTTCCCGAAATATTTCTGCCCGAAAGCAACAGTCCGTCTGTTTCAACCGGAACTAAGCATCCGTAGGGAATGGTATAGCCATTCTTCTGGTTAAAATGATCCTGGCATCCGGTTTTATCAAGTCCTGCACCTGTGATGTTATGCACATCGAAATTAAAATGTGCGTCATAAACCACCGCATCGGGATGCTGTATCGCTTCTAAAATTTCTTGTTCTGTAATGGTTTTTATCCCTTTAAAATGACGGGTTTCACGCACACCCATCAAAGATGCACTGCCGACAACATAGCAGTTTTCATAGCCGGGCACATATTCTCTTAAGAAATTAACAATCTCGGGCATTTGCTTACGACACACAATTTCTGCGTACGTAAGGCTTTCTGCACTTGTTCCGTCAATATCTGTTACGTTGGTCATATTGCAGGTTACAATGCCGGGAATTGTGGATTTGTAGAGCAATACATGTCCTGCAGGTGCAGGCAATTTTTCTTTCGCAAGTGCTTGCAACTCCCCTTTTTCAGTATGCACAAGAGTTTCAAAGGAACGCGGGAAAACAGCCCTTTCCATATCCACACCGCCCACCTTGAACATCAGGGTCGCCGGCTGCATTTTATGGTCTGTTTCTCTGCCTAAAATATACTCCGCACCACATTTATATGCCACATCACCGTCACCGGTCGCATCCACAACCGCCTTTGCATAAAATGCCGAAAAACCGTCCTTGTTCAAACATACAACACCTTTTAAGCATTTGCCTTCCATGATTACATCACAAACGGTTGTGTACAGTAATATGTCCACATCGGCTTCTTCCAGCATTTCGATATAGGTTAAAGTTAAATATTCAGGGTCAATAACGATGGTTTTTACACCTTGCTCAAAAAGATTCTTTTGAGCTGCTCTTTCTAAAGTCTCGTGATACAGACGGTTGCCCACGTTTCCGGTAAAATGGCTCATCATACCGGCTGTGGAAATACCGCCGACTCTGCCACAGCTTTCAATCAGCAAGGTTTTTGCTCCACACCTGCCTGCCATAACAGCCGCCGCAATTCCCGCAGGTCCCGAGCCTGCCACAATCACATCATAAGTTTTTTCATTCTGAATTTTAACTTCATACTGCATATCAAACACCTCCTAGTCTATTTTTGATTATAGAGGATTCATCTTAAATTGTCAAGCAAAAAAGACATCCTCTGCCCGAGAATGCCTTTAGCACAAAATTATATAACAATCGTAACGGTTTTGGTGTTTTTATCAAAAGAAACTTTATTTTCGAAAATGGTTTTATTTTCCGTTTCTATCTCAATATCGTATTCACCGTAAAAGCCCGAAAACCGAACCGTTCCTTCAACGGTATTTTGCAAAACAGAAGTGTTCCATTCCCGTTTAATCAAATTTTCTAACGCGTAGTAAGATTTCTTTTTACGCACATTTTCGTCAATCAGACAGCCCCTGCAGTTGCCCTCGCTTTCCCAGGCATCACCGTCTTTGGGATTCCAGTAGACAATGCCCTGCATATTCGGAATGCTGAACCACAATCTGTAAAGCTTATCTAAAATTTCTGCCTGTATTTCTTCGCCGACTTCCCTGCTCATATTTTCATAAACAGTCGGAATGGTGATTTCGGTAATGTACATAGGAAGATGAAGGGACGACATCTTTTGATATGTGTTGTAGATATTCTGCGGTATTGCTTCGCCTAAAAGCAGTCGCTCTTTGCAGGATTTCCCGTCAAAAAAATGGAACTGGAAGCCGATGGAATCCAGACGTATTCCTTGCTCTAAAAGCTTTTTGTTTTCGCTATAATACCTAAGCGCCTCTTTACCGTAGTTAACCTGCGTCGCTTCATTTCTTTCTAAGACACACTTGTCTGAAAAAATCTCACCTGCATTTTTAAGCATCCAGCTCACAAAATCCTCAATCGGCTCGGGAAACCAATCCATGTTGCTCCAGCTTCCGTTTTGTTCGTAGGATTCATTCACCACATCAAATACACCAAATTTTCCGTCATACCTCTCAGCGACCGCGTGTACATATTTAAGCCACCGCTCTTTCAGAATTTTAGCATCTTTGGGTAACCAATCGGGACACCAGCGGCCGCAAAAAAGCGGTTGTCCTTTGGCTTTCATGCCGTTCTCTTCCGCAAACCGAAGTACGCGGTCAGAGGGCGGTCTTCGATAAATCTCTTCACTTCCCTCTTCAAAACGGAATTTGCCGGGCTTAGTTTCCATCACACCCCAACAAAAGGTTGTGGTCACGAAATTAAAAAGATTTGTGATTGCATCCCGATACGCCTGCTCTTTTTCGCCCATGTTTCCAAGCATCAGCACGCTTGTGCCAAAGTCAAAGGCGTGTTTTTCCTGTTTGGCATAAAGCTTTGCCCGAACAGGATTCCCGTCCTTATCCACCACACGGATTTCGAATTTTCCCTTACGATATTTTTCGATATTTGCATCTATTTCAGGCTTTAACACCTCGAAAGATTTACGAAAATTTTCCAATGCTTCTTTCATCCTCTTCACCACCCACTTATTTCACCTTTATTATAAAGATTTTAGAAATGAATGTCAAGTATTTGAAGATGTGAACAGGTTTCTCAAATCTTCAATTTTATTTATGTCCGGCACTTTAAATTCTTCTGCTTTTTTGTCAAGTGCAGAATATTTATGTGTTCCCATGGCATGATATGGAAGCAATTCGATTTTCTCAGGATATCCGTTTACATCAAAAAAAGCTTTGACAGTTTTCATTTCTTCTTCCGTATCATTTACACCGGGAATAATCGGAATTCTGACCCAAACCGAAGCTTTTGCTTTTAAAAGTCCCGAAAGATTTTCTAAAATCCGTTCATTCCCTGTGCCTGTGTATTCTTCATGGATTTTAGACTCCATGGCCTTAATGTCATACAAAAAAACATCGGTATATGGCAGTATCTTTTCAAAATATGTCCACGGGACATGTCCTGCGGTATCAACCGCTGTATGTATTCCGTTTTCTTTGCATTTTTTGAGAATTTCAGCCAAAAAATCAATCTGCAGCATGCATTCTCCGCCCGAAAGTGTAACGCCACCGCCTGAATTTTCGTAAAAAGGTTTATCTTTTATTACCTCTTCCAACACTTCATCGACACGATATTCTTTCCCGCAGATTTCCTTTGCATCGTTTAAACAGAAAAAGTTTGCATCAGCTATTGTTAAATCTTTGCATCTGCCACAGCCTGAGCACTTATCTTTATAAAACAGTATTTCTTTTTTGGCACTTTGGCTTTCGGGATTGTGGCACCATTTACATTTTAGATTGCAACCCTTGAAAAATACAGTTGTACGTATTCCCGGACCGTCCACAAAGGAATTCCGTTCTATGTCAAAAATCAATGCTTTCATTCCATTACCTCTCGTACCGCTGAATGATAGAATCCTGTATACACGCATTTAATTTTGTGAAATAATCAGAGTATCCGGTCACTCTTACTTTAAGATGCTTATATTCATCCGGAACAGCTTTGGCGTTTAGCAATTCTTCTTTTGTTACATAATTAAGCTGGAATTGCATACCGCCTTTTTTAAGAAATGTTTCGAGCATCAAAGCAGTCTTTTCAAACACCTCATCATTTTCTAAATATGCGTAATCGAGATTAAAATTGGTAACCGTTGCGCTTGAAATTCCGTGTGGGTCAAATTTAGATATGGAATTCATCAATGCAGAAAGTCCGTTTCTGTCTTTTCCGCCGATCTGGAAAATTCCATAACTTAAAGGTGTGCCTGCATATCTACCGTCAGGCGTTGCTTTGGTATCTTCGCCAAACCATTTAAAATGAAATTGATATCCGGTATGGTCACCCAATAACACGGGATATCCGAAGACTGTTTTTTTATCTTTGATGTACTTATAAAGTGTATCATAGAAAAGCTTTGCCACATAATTTGAAATTTCGCAGTCGTTTCCGAAAAAATCTCCTTTTTTCAAAATTTCAAATCGTAACGCTTCAAAGCCGTCCCAGTTTGCACAAAGTGCGTCCAAAAGCTCCTGCATTTTGATTCTTTTTTCATCAAAAACAAATTGTTTTATGATGGCAAGACTGTCAATTACTGTCACATTTCCAAGAAACATAATGGTCGAGATTGCATAATCTGCACCACCCTGTGTTGTACTTTTTCCATTTTTAATACTGCTGTTCATCAGCAAACAGCTTACATAGTTTATATCTCTGCTTCGTCCGAGGTTATACAAATCATCTAAGTGATATATTCTATCTAAATCCTTATAAAGCTGGTCTTTGAATACAGCATAAAATTCTTCAAAAGTTTTTGCGTGTACAATTTCTGCACTGCGGTCATGCAGAACGGTCTCTACCGAATGGGCAAGATTTGCGTGCGATGTGCTGGCACACATTCCGCCTAAAAGTGCAGGTTCATTGCAACCGACCAATGTGTAGTTGATTGCTTCAGAATACGGCAATCCGCATACTTTTGTATATGCTTGTATTCTTTTATCATCATTTGTAAAAGCAATTCGCTTGTGCTTATCGTTTCGTTCGCACTGTAGCACATATTTTAAAACTTCTGTTGGTGTATCATTTGTCCATCTGAGTGTTACCTCCGGAATATCGGTCGGAAGCTCCATCAAACTATCTACAATGAGCTTTGACACCTCATTATAACAGTCCTTTTTATCAATATCGCGTCCGCCAATACAAAAATGAGATTGTCCGCCACGACTAAAGCCGTAAGACTCAATCGGCGTTACCGCCTGTACCATCAAAAGCAACTCCTGAATATATACTTTTGCTTCCGTTTCGGTAAGTATCCCCTTTTCAATGTCGCGGAAATAAAAGCTTGAGAGATATCTGTCTAAAGTTCCTAAGCTATCGGGAATTAAACTGAAGCACACATAAATGGCAAGCACCGCTTCATAAAAGGTTTTAGGTGCTCCGTTTGCTATGTTTAAAAGAGCACCGGAAAGCTTTTTAAGATTTTCCCGATATTCCTTTTCTTCTACGGTCTTAGAAAATTCCTCAACCAGACCCGAGCATTTCTTTATCCACAAAATAAAGGTTTCTGCTATTTTTTTTAGGTCTTGTAAAAAAAGAATTCTGTCCGGCTCTGTATGTGACTCAATGGACTTTTCGATTTCTTTCATTACACCGGTCATGCCGCCGGACAAAACCGTTCTGTAGTCTGCAGTACCGTGCTGCCAGTCCATAGAGGAAAGATTGTCAACCTTTTTACAGTAAAATTCATGTAAGACTTTATCCGTATACGGATGCCCACCTCGATGGAAAATATTTCCGATAACCGAAGCATCAAAATTGAAAAAGCCTGTTAACGCTGAGTACTTTGTTATTTTCGGTTGCTGATTCAGAATAAATTCACATATTCTTTTTACATCCTTTTCGTGTTCGGGCAACAGTAAATCCATTCTGTCATAATCCGTTTTAACCGGATTGACATACATTTGTCCGCTTAAGGTAAGCTCCGCAAGCTTTTGAATTCTTTTATCCATAACAAAACACCTCTTAACTTATGATATCTACCTTATATTAACATATTTATAAAAGAATTGTAAATACACATTATTTTCCTTTTGTCCTTTTTAAAACTTTATCTTCTTGACATTTTCAAGAAAATATGTTTAAATAAATTTGTAATAAGGTTATAAAAGGGGAAAACATATGTTCAACTGCGAAAGAATTTCGATTAAAGATATTGTTTACATAAATAATTTCAAAGATGAACCACCCGGAAGCCATGCTGTTTATCCGACCGATTCTGCCTACTATTATCAGCTTTTATACAAATCAGACGGCATGGATTATGTTACATTCAACGGCAAAACCGTGTGTGAAAAGCAAGGTGATATCCGATTTTTGCCCAATCCTGCACTATTCAAACCTGCACCCGAGTATTATGTTGATTTTTGCGAGATGGGTGAATGCATCAATATAGCCTTCACCTCCGATTCCCCGCTTCCCTCTGAATTACTTGTAAAAAACTACGGCACGCATCCCGATTTTAAAATATTATTTTCAAAAATTCAGAAAATCTGGTATTACAAGCACAGCGGCTGGTATGTAAAATGTATGTCTCTGCTGTACGAGATTTTGTGCAAAATACAAACAGCTGAAACGGAATATTTGTCTTCAAACACAAACAGCATTATTACCCCTGCAACCGACTACATCGATGCGCATTTTACAGAAGTGAATATCGATTGCAGACACTTAGCAAAGCTCTGCAATGTAAGCTACACATATATGTCCAAAATATTTGTTAAACGCTTTGGTGTTACGCCGAACAAATATATTATGATGAAAAAAATTGATTATTCCTGCGATTTATTAAACGCTCAATGCTACTCCATCGGAAAAATAGCAGAAATGAGCGGTTTTGTAAACACCTACTATTTCAGCAGAGTGTTTAAAAAACTGATTGGTGTGTCTCCTACCCAATATGCAAAAAACTTTCATCCAAAAGCATAACGAAAAATATGTAAAAGCATCCTGCAAACAGCAGGATGCTTTTACTGTTATTTACACACTTCTGCTCCGAGAACATATT harbors:
- a CDS encoding FAD-dependent oxidoreductase yields the protein MQYEVKIQNEKTYDVIVAGSGPAGIAAAVMAGRCGAKTLLIESCGRVGGISTAGMMSHFTGNVGNRLYHETLERAAQKNLFEQGVKTIVIDPEYLTLTYIEMLEEADVDILLYTTVCDVIMEGKCLKGVVCLNKDGFSAFYAKAVVDATGDGDVAYKCGAEYILGRETDHKMQPATLMFKVGGVDMERAVFPRSFETLVHTEKGELQALAKEKLPAPAGHVLLYKSTIPGIVTCNMTNVTDIDGTSAESLTYAEIVCRKQMPEIVNFLREYVPGYENCYVVGSASLMGVRETRHFKGIKTITEQEILEAIQHPDAVVYDAHFNFDVHNITGAGLDKTGCQDHFNQKNGYTIPYGCLVPVETDGLLLSGRNISGTHMAHSNFRAMPICMGIGEAAGVAAALSVKQNKPLREIRVKDIQDNLA
- a CDS encoding endo-1,4-beta-xylanase codes for the protein MKEALENFRKSFEVLKPEIDANIEKYRKGKFEIRVVDKDGNPVRAKLYAKQEKHAFDFGTSVLMLGNMGEKEQAYRDAITNLFNFVTTTFCWGVMETKPGKFRFEEGSEEIYRRPPSDRVLRFAEENGMKAKGQPLFCGRWCPDWLPKDAKILKERWLKYVHAVAERYDGKFGVFDVVNESYEQNGSWSNMDWFPEPIEDFVSWMLKNAGEIFSDKCVLERNEATQVNYGKEALRYYSENKKLLEQGIRLDSIGFQFHFFDGKSCKERLLLGEAIPQNIYNTYQKMSSLHLPMYITEITIPTVYENMSREVGEEIQAEILDKLYRLWFSIPNMQGIVYWNPKDGDAWESEGNCRGCLIDENVRKKKSYYALENLIKREWNTSVLQNTVEGTVRFSGFYGEYDIEIETENKTIFENKVSFDKNTKTVTIVI
- a CDS encoding glycyl-radical enzyme activating protein — protein: MKALIFDIERNSFVDGPGIRTTVFFKGCNLKCKWCHNPESQSAKKEILFYKDKCSGCGRCKDLTIADANFFCLNDAKEICGKEYRVDEVLEEVIKDKPFYENSGGGVTLSGGECMLQIDFLAEILKKCKENGIHTAVDTAGHVPWTYFEKILPYTDVFLYDIKAMESKIHEEYTGTGNERILENLSGLLKAKASVWVRIPIIPGVNDTEEEMKTVKAFFDVNGYPEKIELLPYHAMGTHKYSALDKKAEEFKVPDINKIEDLRNLFTSSNT
- a CDS encoding helix-turn-helix transcriptional regulator, which codes for MFNCERISIKDIVYINNFKDEPPGSHAVYPTDSAYYYQLLYKSDGMDYVTFNGKTVCEKQGDIRFLPNPALFKPAPEYYVDFCEMGECINIAFTSDSPLPSELLVKNYGTHPDFKILFSKIQKIWYYKHSGWYVKCMSLLYEILCKIQTAETEYLSSNTNSIITPATDYIDAHFTEVNIDCRHLAKLCNVSYTYMSKIFVKRFGVTPNKYIMMKKIDYSCDLLNAQCYSIGKIAEMSGFVNTYYFSRVFKKLIGVSPTQYAKNFHPKA